From one Paenibacillus sp. FSL K6-1330 genomic stretch:
- a CDS encoding cytochrome c biogenesis protein CcdC, producing MVNFDSPILQIGSTIVMLVMALTVIFIRMKASHRPVTVKKIIIPPVAMSTGFLMFVEPQVRIPIWWAGIAFLVGWFIFSYPLIRSTKFEKVDGQIFMQKSKSFIYILLGLLAIRLLLHGYIEQHISIPQTAALFFMLAYGMIVHWRISMYRQYQQFTTPEAAI from the coding sequence GTGGTTAATTTCGATTCCCCAATTCTTCAGATAGGCTCTACGATTGTGATGCTGGTTATGGCACTGACCGTTATTTTCATTCGAATGAAAGCGAGTCACCGCCCCGTCACCGTCAAGAAGATCATCATCCCTCCCGTTGCCATGAGCACCGGGTTTCTGATGTTCGTTGAGCCGCAAGTACGCATCCCCATATGGTGGGCGGGTATTGCCTTTCTGGTAGGCTGGTTCATCTTCTCCTATCCACTGATTCGCAGCACCAAATTCGAGAAGGTCGATGGCCAGATTTTCATGCAGAAATCGAAAAGCTTTATTTACATTCTGCTCGGCCTGCTGGCAATCCGGCTTCTGCTCCACGGATATATCGAGCAGCATATTTCCATCCCGCAGACCGCGGCGTTGTTCTTCATGCTGGCTTACGGCATGATTGTCCACTGGCGCATTTCGATGTATCGCCAGTATCAGCAATTTACGACACCAGAAGCGGCTATATAG
- a CDS encoding MBL fold metallo-hydrolase yields MLITTIEHVTQISFLPRLFPVNVYLVEENDGVTLIDTGMSFSQKGILQAASAIGKPITRIVLTHAHGDHVGALDGLKKELPHASVYISRRDALLLKGNAELQPGELQTPIRGDIPKNITTVPDVLLGDGESVGSLKAIATPGHTPGHMAFLDERSGILIAGDAWQTRGGLAVSGVFKPWFPFPALATWSKDLALESAKMLTARKPAVLAVGHGRMLKNPAAPMQQAVAHAESIMRRNAK; encoded by the coding sequence ATGTTAATAACAACGATTGAACACGTAACTCAAATTTCTTTTCTTCCTCGTCTTTTCCCGGTAAATGTCTATCTTGTAGAAGAAAACGACGGGGTTACGCTGATTGATACAGGCATGTCATTTTCCCAAAAGGGAATTCTTCAAGCGGCCTCCGCTATAGGAAAGCCCATCACCCGGATCGTGCTGACCCATGCTCACGGCGACCATGTCGGGGCGCTCGACGGGTTAAAGAAAGAGCTTCCGCATGCTTCGGTTTACATCTCGCGGCGTGATGCACTGCTGCTAAAGGGAAATGCCGAGCTCCAACCTGGAGAGCTGCAAACTCCGATTCGCGGAGATATTCCCAAGAACATAACCACCGTTCCGGATGTGCTTCTGGGTGACGGGGAATCCGTTGGTTCGCTCAAGGCCATCGCCACTCCCGGACATACGCCGGGGCATATGGCATTCCTTGATGAGCGCAGCGGTATCCTGATTGCCGGCGATGCTTGGCAGACACGGGGCGGATTAGCCGTATCCGGTGTGTTCAAGCCCTGGTTTCCCTTCCCTGCCCTGGCAACCTGGAGCAAGGATCTGGCTCTGGAAAGCGCCAAAATGCTAACCGCACGGAAGCCCGCCGTTCTGGCTGTCGGCCATGGACGGATGCTAAAGAATCCGGCGGCTCCCATGCAGCAGGCCGTTGCGCATGCGGAATCTATTATGAGGAGGAATGCAAAATGA
- a CDS encoding WHG domain-containing protein — protein MSPRPGIDRLQLLQTAAELADQDGLHTVTLVALAGKLGVRSPSLYNHVDGLPGLHAALMLYGLQTLHDRLLKAVAGRSGEDALRFVCLTYVDFARSHPGLYEAALQPLRPEQQETQQVGNQIVELLLQILAPYQLSEPEALHAVRTLRSLCHGFSSLERGGQFAMDLDVDESLDFMIRIFIDGLQP, from the coding sequence ATGAGTCCGAGACCCGGAATTGACCGGCTTCAACTGCTTCAAACCGCTGCCGAACTAGCGGATCAGGATGGGCTTCATACCGTAACCTTGGTCGCACTTGCAGGTAAGCTGGGCGTTCGGTCGCCTTCCCTGTATAACCACGTAGACGGACTGCCCGGTCTGCATGCCGCCCTTATGCTGTATGGCCTCCAGACATTGCATGATCGGCTGCTGAAGGCTGTCGCCGGCCGGTCAGGCGAAGATGCCCTGCGTTTTGTATGCCTTACCTATGTTGACTTTGCCAGATCTCACCCCGGATTATACGAAGCCGCATTGCAGCCTCTCCGTCCGGAACAGCAGGAGACGCAGCAAGTAGGCAATCAGATTGTCGAGCTTCTGCTCCAAATCTTAGCTCCTTACCAGCTCAGTGAGCCGGAGGCGCTGCATGCTGTGCGGACACTTCGCAGCCTGTGCCATGGCTTCTCATCTCTGGAACGTGGGGGTCAATTCGCCATGGATTTGGATGTAGATGAAAGCTTGGATTTTATGATCCGGATTTTCATCGATGGACTCCAGCCTTAA
- a CDS encoding copper amine oxidase N-terminal domain-containing protein yields the protein MKKKISLLTIAFLFLLATAAQAAPAKNQGNIRVYLDNQEIKFQAAPIMKNGVTFVQFRPLFQALDYKVNWNSTNKQVTGTYLDQKLQMTIGQKTAYVNGAKTSLQIAPFTDGGNTLVPLRFVAEATGLPVKWDSKARTIKIDREGSIDKATDEVKKLYHTIEEAGSAKKLDAVMSAFHPKSPIFAEMQEYYQSQFKNDLHVSADVWEVTVAGTSIHAYTSVTLDRTGGPFAWDATLHYENLLKKDASGAWKIYDLVHYETEYLVGDELLEARPEVPVAEQTAIVTTIDTQSKGFNEEDGPLLMSVIHPESAYHEIFRTSIAEGIFDEVNFNIKSEEIRTVFFQGEDAVVYAKESDDADGEIIRSTSLYWLKKAEGKWLIYDVLELE from the coding sequence TTGAAGAAAAAAATCAGCCTACTGACGATCGCTTTCCTGTTCTTGCTCGCTACTGCGGCGCAAGCAGCTCCGGCAAAGAATCAAGGGAATATCCGGGTCTACCTCGATAACCAGGAAATCAAATTTCAGGCAGCGCCTATTATGAAGAATGGAGTCACCTTCGTGCAATTCCGCCCTCTGTTCCAGGCCTTGGATTATAAAGTCAATTGGAACAGCACGAATAAACAGGTGACGGGTACATACCTCGATCAGAAGCTGCAGATGACCATCGGACAGAAAACCGCTTATGTCAATGGTGCAAAAACCTCGCTTCAGATTGCCCCATTCACCGATGGCGGCAACACGCTGGTTCCCCTTCGTTTCGTAGCTGAAGCCACCGGACTGCCCGTGAAGTGGGACTCCAAGGCACGTACCATCAAGATCGACCGCGAGGGTTCAATCGATAAAGCCACCGATGAGGTAAAGAAGCTTTACCATACAATTGAAGAAGCTGGAAGTGCCAAGAAACTGGATGCTGTCATGAGCGCCTTCCATCCGAAATCTCCTATTTTTGCGGAAATGCAAGAATATTATCAGAGCCAATTTAAGAACGATCTGCATGTATCTGCTGATGTATGGGAAGTAACGGTAGCCGGAACGTCAATCCATGCCTACACCAGCGTGACCCTCGACCGCACCGGCGGACCTTTTGCTTGGGATGCTACACTCCATTATGAGAATCTCTTGAAGAAAGATGCTTCGGGAGCATGGAAAATCTATGATCTGGTCCATTACGAGACGGAATATTTGGTCGGAGATGAACTGCTGGAAGCTCGTCCAGAAGTGCCGGTAGCGGAACAAACAGCCATCGTGACGACCATTGACACCCAGTCCAAGGGCTTCAATGAGGAGGATGGTCCGCTGCTTATGTCGGTTATTCATCCGGAATCAGCCTACCACGAGATATTCCGAACCAGCATTGCGGAAGGCATCTTTGATGAGGTAAATTTCAACATCAAGTCCGAGGAGATTCGGACGGTCTTTTTCCAAGGGGAAGACGCCGTTGTTTATGCCAAAGAAAGCGATGATGCAGACGGTGAAATCATCCGTTCGACCTCTCTTTACTGGCTCAAGAAAGCCGAAGGCAAATGGCTGATCTATGATGTGCTGGAGCTTGAATAG
- the sleB gene encoding spore cortex-lytic enzyme — MITITKPNRKIISALFLSILLFMPVFAQTTEAAPVLKPGNENGDVWELQYRLKTLDFYTQPLDGKYGANTKTAVTRFQKEYGVPADGVTGAQTWRQLKKYTLNQSEMDVMARVIYSEARGEPYKGQVAVGAVVMNRIQSSEFPNDIRGVVFQKGAFTAVDDGQYWLTPNRAAYLAALDAVRGWDPTYESLYYFNPKTATSQWIWSRPQVLQIGNHIFAH, encoded by the coding sequence TTTCCTTAGTATTCTTCTGTTCATGCCTGTATTTGCCCAAACGACGGAGGCAGCTCCGGTGTTAAAGCCTGGCAATGAAAACGGGGATGTCTGGGAGCTTCAATATCGCCTGAAAACGCTGGACTTCTACACGCAGCCGCTGGATGGCAAATATGGCGCAAACACGAAAACAGCCGTTACCCGTTTCCAAAAAGAATACGGTGTGCCAGCCGATGGAGTTACCGGCGCACAAACCTGGAGACAGCTGAAAAAATATACGTTAAATCAATCCGAAATGGATGTCATGGCCAGAGTCATTTATAGCGAAGCCCGCGGTGAGCCTTACAAAGGACAAGTTGCCGTCGGGGCTGTTGTCATGAACCGCATTCAATCCAGCGAATTTCCGAATGATATTCGGGGCGTCGTCTTTCAAAAAGGGGCCTTTACAGCCGTAGATGACGGACAATACTGGTTGACTCCGAACCGGGCTGCCTATCTTGCCGCATTGGATGCCGTTCGCGGCTGGGATCCGACTTATGAATCCCTTTATTATTTCAATCCGAAAACAGCAACCAGCCAATGGATCTGGTCCAGACCGCAAGTGCTGCAGATCGGCAATCATATCTTTGCGCATTAA
- a CDS encoding lactonase family protein, giving the protein MTAGQELIFYIGTYGSEEENRIHWGAMDRGTGELRILGGTAGIENPTYLDFDDSISVLYAASEKGESDVSAYSANLVTGELTLLNVQSTGSSGACHVSRTSDGKYLLTTGYSDGHISVLALEEDGRVGELASKIKHSGRGLHDDRQSEAHPHSIFEDPVSKYIVVSDLGMDDVNLYRLEEGKLVTHREISLPPGSGPRHVSFHPSGKWVYGTNELNSTVTAYANDGTFGDLKILQHISTLPEDVVMDNNTSAHLLVSPCGRYLYASNRGHDSIVQYVIDQETGMLRAVNWVSSGGKTPRHFNIMPDGFLLTANQDNGLIASYRIDPDTGNLVSTGYTLEVTRPVCICPVEKAKANKR; this is encoded by the coding sequence ATGACAGCAGGACAGGAACTGATATTTTACATAGGAACCTATGGTTCGGAGGAAGAGAATCGAATTCATTGGGGGGCGATGGATCGAGGTACGGGCGAGCTGCGTATCTTAGGTGGTACGGCTGGAATAGAAAACCCTACCTATCTGGATTTCGATGATTCGATCTCTGTATTGTATGCAGCGAGCGAGAAGGGCGAAAGCGATGTGTCGGCTTATTCGGCCAATCTGGTCACCGGTGAATTAACGCTGCTGAACGTTCAGTCTACCGGCTCGTCCGGTGCATGTCATGTATCCCGTACATCGGACGGGAAGTATCTGCTTACGACAGGGTATAGTGATGGACATATATCGGTGCTGGCATTAGAAGAAGACGGCCGGGTTGGAGAGCTGGCCTCCAAGATCAAGCACAGCGGACGCGGCCTTCACGATGACCGTCAATCCGAAGCTCATCCGCATTCAATATTTGAAGACCCCGTCAGCAAGTATATCGTGGTCAGTGACCTGGGCATGGATGATGTGAACCTGTATCGGCTGGAGGAAGGCAAGCTGGTGACCCACCGCGAGATCAGTTTGCCGCCAGGCTCGGGCCCGAGGCATGTGTCTTTTCATCCATCAGGCAAGTGGGTGTATGGCACGAATGAACTGAACAGTACGGTAACGGCATATGCAAACGATGGAACATTTGGGGATTTGAAAATATTGCAGCATATATCGACCTTACCAGAAGACGTCGTGATGGATAACAACACATCTGCCCATCTGCTGGTATCTCCATGCGGGCGTTATCTGTACGCCTCCAACCGGGGCCATGACAGCATCGTTCAATATGTAATCGACCAGGAGACCGGTATGCTCCGTGCCGTCAACTGGGTGTCTTCCGGTGGTAAAACGCCGCGCCACTTCAATATCATGCCGGACGGCTTCCTGCTGACGGCGAATCAGGACAATGGTTTGATCGCAAGTTATCGGATCGATCCGGACACGGGCAACCTGGTTTCTACGGGTTATACACTAGAAGTGACGCGCCCGGTATGCATCTGTCCCGTGGAGAAGGCGAAAGCTAATAAACGTTAA
- a CDS encoding DUF4179 domain-containing protein, which translates to MFEKEERMLKEMNRDAEISAAVVSDEALDAAVRSGMRRGRRTQRGRARMATVSAVLVTVAAALLFVVWSGNEGLVNPQKQMAAQGPYPPLTGFDFGEDITLNTANKHGMIQPVNQSVTKGDYTVTVNGILVGSQQMEVFYTVQNHAENPADLKRVEMKRRESSESLPYSIGSSGGTEIKPGKLFRSRSDIQMGENHLIPEELTLSFRIAPYSTNTVYESATENEQVLDINVSVDMETVQKYTSTVPLNKMLQIESQRFYLKEAVLSPVGIVLKANVPSSNTMKVTGLWDVYLEAVVNGEKIRLNSDSAFLPGAGGGDMTYFFDSNILEKPESITLKASGFQAVDPSKMKLVVDTDKKEIIRSPDGDLRFGEYTGHTLTFEYEEQTDRHMGSVSIEPEFVDGEGKKHRINEDAGGLSSSSRSSSDTEVSLITQYIHLKPGDYPQPLTFTLSSYPGVMEQAFEVPIQ; encoded by the coding sequence ATGTTTGAGAAGGAAGAGCGAATGCTGAAGGAGATGAATAGGGACGCGGAGATCAGCGCAGCTGTTGTATCCGATGAAGCATTGGACGCGGCGGTGCGAAGCGGGATGCGAAGAGGACGGCGCACGCAGCGGGGCCGGGCACGAATGGCTACCGTCTCTGCCGTGCTTGTAACCGTAGCGGCTGCGCTGCTGTTCGTGGTATGGAGCGGGAACGAAGGGCTGGTGAATCCTCAAAAGCAAATGGCGGCTCAAGGGCCGTATCCGCCATTGACCGGGTTTGATTTCGGAGAAGATATTACGCTGAATACAGCCAACAAACACGGCATGATTCAGCCGGTGAATCAATCGGTGACCAAGGGGGATTATACGGTAACGGTGAACGGGATACTTGTAGGCTCCCAGCAGATGGAGGTGTTCTATACGGTCCAAAACCATGCGGAGAATCCCGCAGACTTAAAGAGGGTGGAGATGAAGCGCCGGGAATCCAGCGAATCGCTACCTTACAGTATCGGGTCATCTGGTGGAACTGAGATTAAGCCCGGCAAACTGTTCCGTTCACGATCAGACATTCAGATGGGCGAGAATCACCTTATACCTGAGGAACTGACGTTATCTTTTAGGATCGCCCCCTATTCGACGAATACGGTTTATGAATCCGCTACAGAGAACGAGCAGGTGCTCGATATTAACGTATCCGTTGATATGGAGACCGTTCAGAAGTATACCAGCACCGTTCCGCTCAACAAAATGCTGCAGATTGAGAGCCAGAGGTTCTATTTGAAAGAAGCTGTGTTGTCTCCTGTCGGAATCGTCTTGAAAGCGAACGTCCCGTCCAGTAATACGATGAAGGTAACCGGCTTATGGGATGTATATTTGGAAGCTGTGGTTAACGGCGAGAAGATCAGATTGAACAGTGATTCCGCATTCTTACCCGGTGCCGGGGGAGGGGATATGACTTACTTCTTCGACAGCAATATATTGGAGAAGCCAGAATCAATCACGCTGAAAGCAAGCGGATTCCAGGCGGTGGACCCCTCGAAGATGAAACTCGTGGTGGATACGGATAAGAAAGAGATCATCCGTTCACCGGACGGCGACCTTCGGTTCGGAGAGTACACGGGGCATACCCTGACATTTGAATACGAAGAACAGACTGACCGGCATATGGGCAGTGTGTCAATTGAGCCGGAGTTTGTGGATGGAGAGGGGAAAAAGCATAGGATCAATGAAGATGCTGGGGGGCTCAGTTCCTCGTCCCGATCCTCTTCGGATACCGAGGTAAGCCTCATCACACAGTATATCCACCTTAAACCCGGGGATTACCCGCAGCCGCTCACGTTTACGTTAAGCAGCTACCCTGGTGTCATGGAGCAGGCATTCGAGGTGCCGATTCAATAA
- a CDS encoding cytochrome-c oxidase has protein sequence MGVKLIKIAAVYFVLGILLGMYMSISHSYDYASVHTHVNLLGWASLGLAGVIYVLFPAAGESTAGKVHFWLHNIGLPVMMIGLALLVSGMESVEPVIAVGGVLVTLGILAFLYNVLTHVKSTHRRKR, from the coding sequence ATGGGTGTTAAATTAATCAAGATCGCCGCTGTATACTTCGTACTGGGGATATTGCTCGGCATGTACATGTCGATCTCCCACAGCTACGATTACGCCTCAGTTCACACACACGTCAACCTTCTGGGCTGGGCATCCCTGGGTCTTGCAGGTGTTATTTATGTTCTGTTCCCCGCAGCCGGAGAATCCACCGCAGGCAAAGTGCATTTCTGGCTGCACAATATCGGTCTGCCTGTCATGATGATCGGTCTCGCACTGCTGGTAAGCGGTATGGAATCGGTAGAGCCGGTCATTGCTGTTGGCGGCGTTCTGGTAACGCTGGGCATTCTGGCTTTCCTATATAATGTGCTTACCCATGTTAAAAGTACGCATAGAAGGAAACGCTGA
- a CDS encoding sigma-70 family RNA polymerase sigma factor codes for MMENKELAAAACRGDEEAFYALVTEHRRRLYGIAYSYLHNESDALEVLQETVCRAWMKCRKLKHPEAFVPWLIRILINCCVDEQKRKKRMVPVEEVHSRETATEMVSDSKLDLERGLSRMKPKYRHVLILKYYQDMTISDIAKILDVPEGTVKTRLYQGLKMLRQKIEPGGAIFHV; via the coding sequence ATGATGGAAAATAAAGAGCTTGCGGCTGCCGCCTGCAGAGGGGACGAGGAAGCGTTCTATGCACTCGTTACGGAGCACCGAAGGCGCCTATACGGAATTGCGTACAGTTATTTGCATAACGAGAGTGACGCACTGGAGGTATTGCAGGAGACGGTATGCCGGGCTTGGATGAAGTGCCGGAAGCTGAAGCATCCGGAGGCATTTGTTCCTTGGCTCATTCGGATCCTGATTAACTGCTGCGTGGATGAGCAAAAACGAAAAAAGCGCATGGTTCCGGTTGAAGAAGTTCACAGCCGGGAGACGGCTACCGAGATGGTCAGCGATAGCAAGCTGGATCTGGAGCGTGGGCTCAGCCGCATGAAGCCTAAATACCGCCATGTGCTGATTTTGAAATATTATCAGGACATGACGATTAGTGATATCGCCAAGATTCTCGATGTTCCGGAGGGTACAGTCAAAACCCGGCTGTATCAAGGATTAAAGATGCTTCGGCAAAAAATCGAGCCAGGAGGTGCCATATTCCATGTTTGA